A window of the Loxodonta africana isolate mLoxAfr1 chromosome 3, mLoxAfr1.hap2, whole genome shotgun sequence genome harbors these coding sequences:
- the TENT5C gene encoding terminal nucleotidyltransferase 5C has protein sequence MADESSSTRECVSFSVLNWDQVSRLHEVLTEVVPIHGRGNFPTLEITLKDIVQTVRSRLEEAGIKVQDVRLNGSAAGHVLVKDNGLGYKDLDLIFHVALPTEAEFQLVRDVVLCSLLNFLPEGVSKLKISPVTLKEAYVQKLVKVCTDTDRWSLISLSNNNGRNVELKFVDSIRRQFEFSVDSFQIILDSLLFFYDDSNNSISEHFHPTVIGESMYGDFEEAFDHLQNRLIATKNPEEIRGGGLLKYSNLLVRDFRPTDQEEIKTLERYMCSRFFIDFPDILEQQRKLETYLQNHFAEEERSKYDYLMILRRVVNESTVCLMGHERRQTLNLISLLALRVLAEQNIIPNATNVTCYYQPAPYVSDGNFNNYYVAHPPVTYSQPYPTWLPCN, from the coding sequence ATGGCAGACGAGAGCAGCAGTACCAGGGAGTGTGTGTCCTTCAGCGTGCTGAACTGGGATCAGGTTAGCCGGCTGCATGAGGTCCTGACTGAGGTTGTCCCAATCCATGGACGAGGCAACTTTCCAACCTTGGAGATAACCCTGAAGGACATTGTTCAGACTGTCCGCAGCCGGCTGGAGGAGGCGGGCATCAAAGTGCAGGACGTGCGGCTGAATGGCTCTGCAGCTGGCCACGTCTTGGTCAAAGACAATGGCTTGGGTTACAAAGACCTGGACCTCATCTTTCATGTGGCCCTTCCAACAGAGGCAGAATTTCAACTGGTTAGAGACGTGGTTCTGTGTTCCCTTCTGAACTTCCTGCCGGAGGGGGTGAGCAAGCTCAAAATCAGTCCAGTCACTCTTAAGGAGGCTTATGTCCAGAAGCTGGTGAAGGTCTGCACGGACACTGACCGCTGGAGCCTGATCTCCCTCTCCAACAACAACGGGAGGAACGTGGAGTTGAAATTTGTCGACTCCATCCGGCGCCAGTTTGAGTTTAGTGTGGACTCTTTTCAAATCATTCTggattctttgctttttttctatGACGACTCCAATAACTCCATTTCTGAGCACTTCCACCCCACAGTGATTGGAGAGAGCATGTATGGGGACTTTGAGGAAGCCTTTGACCACCTGCAGAACAGACTGATTGCCACCAAGAACCCTGAAGAAATTAGGGGCGGGGGACTTCTCAAGTACAGCAACCTCCTTGTGCGGGACTTCAGGCccacagaccaggaagaaatcAAAACTCTAGAGCGTTACATGTGCTCCAGGTTCTTCATCGACTTCCCGGACATCCTTGAACAGCAAAGGAAGCTGGAGACCTACCTTCAAAACCACTTTGcagaagaagagagaagcaagtacgACTACCTCATGATCCTTCGCAGGGTGGTGAATGAGAGCACCGTGTGCCTTATGGGGCACGAACGAAGGCAGACCCTGAACCTCATCTCCCTCCTAGCCTTGCgtgtgctggcagaacaaaacATCATCCCCAACGCCACCAACGTCACCTGTTACTACCAGCCAGCTCCTTATGTCAGTGATGGCAACTTCAACAACTATTATGTTGCCCATCCTCCGGTTACCTACAGCCAGCCTTATCCTACCTGGCTGCCCTGTAACTAA